The proteins below are encoded in one region of Portunus trituberculatus isolate SZX2019 chromosome 17, ASM1759143v1, whole genome shotgun sequence:
- the LOC123505148 gene encoding tyrosine-protein kinase CSK-like isoform X1, translating into MRPVGRCHTTSMSHTTTRDTWAPGTAVVALYPFSGTSTEDLPFAKMERLTIVHSTNDPNWVKARNREADEGMIPTSYVRQEPKKEVKLNTRAWFHGKISRDEAETLLNPPEDGLFLVRESTNFPGDYTLCVCFEGKVEHYRVIYKDHKLTIDEEEYFEKLTKLVEHYQQDADGLCTQLKRSVPKQGNREYEIEPVKAFEDAGWIINKADLQMLDSTSIGKGEFGDVVLGEWKGNKVAVKRLKDSSKAAQGLLDEACLMTSLKDKNLVSLLGLVFDDNCILLVTEYMSKGSLVDYLRSRGRLHVTKRDQINFACDTCNGMKYLESQKVVHRDLAARNVLISEENVAKVCDFGLAHGMEIKLDGGKFPIKWTAPEALRHSKFSNKSDMWSFGILLWEIYSFGRVPYPRIPLADVMKHVEKGYRMEAPDCCPAEVYQLMKEAWDLDPEKRPSFDEVSKRLSQLHLTTLT; encoded by the exons aTGCGTCCTGTAGGCCGCTGCCACACCACCTCCAtgagccacaccaccaccagg GATACGTGGGCCCCTGGTACAGCGGTGGTGGCGCTGTACCCCTTCTCAGGGACCTCAACCGAAGATCTGCCCTTTGCCAAGATGGAGAGATTGACCATCGTGCACTCCACCAATGACCCCAACTGGGTAAAGGCACGCAACAGGGAAGCTGATGAGGGTATGATTCCAACCTCCTATGTGAGGCAGGAGCCCAAGAAGGAGGTGAAGCTGAACACCAGGGC GTGGTTCCATGGGAAGATAAGTCGAGACGAGGCTGAGACGCTGCTGAATCCCCCTGAGGACGGCCTCTTCCTGGTGCGGGAGTCCACTAACTTCCCTGGCGACTATACACTATGTGTGTGCTTCGAGGGAAAG GTGGAGCACTATAGAGTAATCTACAAGGACCACAAGCTCACCATAGATGAAGAGGAGTACTTTGAGAAACTGACTAAGCTGGTGGAG CACTACCAGCAGGATGCCGATGGTCTCTGCACTCAGCTGAAGCGATCTGTCCCCAAGCAGGGCAACCGCGAGTATGAGATAGAGCCCGTCAAGGCATTTGAGGATGCTGGCTGGATCATCAACAAGGCAGACCTGCAG ATGCTTGACTCTACCAGCATAGGCAAGGGTGAGTTTGGAGATGTAGTGCTTGGGGAGTGGAAGGGCAACAAGGTGGCTGTGAAGAGACTCAAGGACAGCAGCAAGGCAGCGCAAGGACTGTTGGACGAAGCTTGCCTCATGAC GagtttaaaagataaaaatttagTGAGTCTGCTTGGCCTTGTGTTTGATGACAACTGCATCCTGCTGGTGACAGAGTACATGAGCAAAGGCTCCCTGGTGGACTACCTGCGCTCCAGAGGCAGACTGCATGTCACCAAGCGGGACCAGATCAATTTTGCCTG TGACACCTGTAATGGCATGAAATACCTCGAGTCACAGAAGGTGGTGCATCGAGACCTGGCAGCCCGAAATGTGCTGATCAGCGAGGAGAATGTGGCCAAGGTGTGTGACTTTGGACTGGCCCATGGAATGGAGATCAAGCTGGATGGTGGAAAGTTTCCCATCAAGTGGACAGCTCCAGAAGCTCTGAGGCACAGT AAATTTTCCAATAAATCTGACATGTGGTCCTTTGGAATTCTTCTGTGGGAGATCTACTCATTTGGCAGAGTTCCTTATCCACGCATT CCTCTAGCAGATGTGATGAAGCACGTTGAGAAAGGCTACCGCATGGAGGCCCCAGACTGCTGTCCTGCTGAAGTGTACcagctcatgaaggag GCGTGGGATCTGGACCCTGAGAAGCGGCCAAGTTTCGACGAGGTGTCAAAGCGCCTGTCTCAGCTGCACCTCACCACCCTGACATGA
- the LOC123505148 gene encoding tyrosine-protein kinase CSK-like isoform X2 — protein MERLTIVHSTNDPNWVKARNREADEGMIPTSYVRQEPKKEVKLNTRAWFHGKISRDEAETLLNPPEDGLFLVRESTNFPGDYTLCVCFEGKVEHYRVIYKDHKLTIDEEEYFEKLTKLVEHYQQDADGLCTQLKRSVPKQGNREYEIEPVKAFEDAGWIINKADLQMLDSTSIGKGEFGDVVLGEWKGNKVAVKRLKDSSKAAQGLLDEACLMTSLKDKNLVSLLGLVFDDNCILLVTEYMSKGSLVDYLRSRGRLHVTKRDQINFACDTCNGMKYLESQKVVHRDLAARNVLISEENVAKVCDFGLAHGMEIKLDGGKFPIKWTAPEALRHSKFSNKSDMWSFGILLWEIYSFGRVPYPRIPLADVMKHVEKGYRMEAPDCCPAEVYQLMKEAWDLDPEKRPSFDEVSKRLSQLHLTTLT, from the exons ATGGAGAGATTGACCATCGTGCACTCCACCAATGACCCCAACTGGGTAAAGGCACGCAACAGGGAAGCTGATGAGGGTATGATTCCAACCTCCTATGTGAGGCAGGAGCCCAAGAAGGAGGTGAAGCTGAACACCAGGGC GTGGTTCCATGGGAAGATAAGTCGAGACGAGGCTGAGACGCTGCTGAATCCCCCTGAGGACGGCCTCTTCCTGGTGCGGGAGTCCACTAACTTCCCTGGCGACTATACACTATGTGTGTGCTTCGAGGGAAAG GTGGAGCACTATAGAGTAATCTACAAGGACCACAAGCTCACCATAGATGAAGAGGAGTACTTTGAGAAACTGACTAAGCTGGTGGAG CACTACCAGCAGGATGCCGATGGTCTCTGCACTCAGCTGAAGCGATCTGTCCCCAAGCAGGGCAACCGCGAGTATGAGATAGAGCCCGTCAAGGCATTTGAGGATGCTGGCTGGATCATCAACAAGGCAGACCTGCAG ATGCTTGACTCTACCAGCATAGGCAAGGGTGAGTTTGGAGATGTAGTGCTTGGGGAGTGGAAGGGCAACAAGGTGGCTGTGAAGAGACTCAAGGACAGCAGCAAGGCAGCGCAAGGACTGTTGGACGAAGCTTGCCTCATGAC GagtttaaaagataaaaatttagTGAGTCTGCTTGGCCTTGTGTTTGATGACAACTGCATCCTGCTGGTGACAGAGTACATGAGCAAAGGCTCCCTGGTGGACTACCTGCGCTCCAGAGGCAGACTGCATGTCACCAAGCGGGACCAGATCAATTTTGCCTG TGACACCTGTAATGGCATGAAATACCTCGAGTCACAGAAGGTGGTGCATCGAGACCTGGCAGCCCGAAATGTGCTGATCAGCGAGGAGAATGTGGCCAAGGTGTGTGACTTTGGACTGGCCCATGGAATGGAGATCAAGCTGGATGGTGGAAAGTTTCCCATCAAGTGGACAGCTCCAGAAGCTCTGAGGCACAGT AAATTTTCCAATAAATCTGACATGTGGTCCTTTGGAATTCTTCTGTGGGAGATCTACTCATTTGGCAGAGTTCCTTATCCACGCATT CCTCTAGCAGATGTGATGAAGCACGTTGAGAAAGGCTACCGCATGGAGGCCCCAGACTGCTGTCCTGCTGAAGTGTACcagctcatgaaggag GCGTGGGATCTGGACCCTGAGAAGCGGCCAAGTTTCGACGAGGTGTCAAAGCGCCTGTCTCAGCTGCACCTCACCACCCTGACATGA